One Parachlamydia sp. AcF125 DNA segment encodes these proteins:
- a CDS encoding F-box protein, whose translation MTFSFSSQPMGAFAQAVKGSYSLTDLILVKQNEGQWKIGRKFYTSIPFLGRFISLVYSRWKNPTSLHAAIEEFTASQAKSYGEFLEKLEKDSLTLSEKEVESLLRFQALFEQAISELKRKCAASEANLQQTGWTKMQLKSAEKKLLEIFNRALTWSASEDLSLSSTELIEKQTALKNARALYELAYRVYTKLPETFFNPDLKKRIESLPFPSLIQEKIYTLETLTQIKGNCLSQERILELRGSLEKHALSLANFADLEDDQILVILRDWAIARQVQTSHEISSFMCSHQNSLRPLFAKIAARIPEDQLSIALNPKFKEICALIAEYFPEKEFKQTASIRKYYHDLTIVERLPLELWLKIFTNLSFCDQAKLGLTSRYFANLYSALKQSCHKFAKAIVSQWLKNYEHPPQYPGLQGHLKFLLDGFSKNPYLLCPSKGLFVTRCERREVEKNLKENQSTQKKEDPPTQKAEPKRLAFYNSVREAFTRNFSLVESNNSLSLTFAFTFSAAVKKPRVKAKHFLSYFGMQISIEEEYVPHSYQIYHMDMIKIFFAMIEKFNTIEFKGFAKAFDLISKHSVKQIL comes from the coding sequence ATGACCTTTTCTTTTTCTTCTCAACCCATGGGCGCTTTTGCCCAAGCCGTTAAAGGCTCCTATAGTCTAACAGACTTAATCTTAGTCAAACAAAATGAGGGGCAATGGAAGATTGGGCGAAAATTCTACACCTCCATTCCTTTTTTAGGCCGTTTTATCAGTTTGGTTTATTCTCGTTGGAAGAATCCCACTTCTCTTCATGCGGCTATTGAAGAATTTACAGCTAGCCAAGCGAAATCTTACGGAGAGTTTTTGGAAAAGCTGGAAAAAGACTCGCTTACTCTCAGCGAAAAAGAGGTTGAGTCTCTCCTTCGCTTTCAAGCTTTATTTGAGCAAGCAATCTCTGAGCTAAAGCGCAAATGTGCTGCAAGTGAGGCAAATCTTCAGCAGACGGGCTGGACAAAGATGCAGCTTAAGTCGGCAGAGAAAAAGCTTCTGGAAATTTTTAATAGAGCTCTTACTTGGTCTGCTTCGGAAGATTTAAGCCTATCCTCTACAGAGCTTATAGAAAAACAGACTGCTCTTAAAAATGCGCGCGCGCTTTATGAGCTTGCGTATCGCGTGTATACAAAACTTCCTGAAACTTTTTTTAATCCTGATTTAAAAAAAAGAATCGAAAGCTTACCCTTTCCCTCTCTCATTCAGGAGAAAATTTATACCTTAGAAACTTTAACGCAAATCAAAGGAAATTGCCTTTCTCAGGAAAGGATCTTAGAATTAAGGGGAAGTCTAGAAAAACACGCCCTCAGCTTAGCCAATTTTGCCGATTTAGAGGATGACCAAATCCTGGTAATTTTGCGCGATTGGGCCATAGCAAGACAAGTGCAAACCTCCCATGAAATTTCAAGTTTTATGTGTTCTCACCAAAACAGCTTAAGGCCTCTTTTTGCTAAAATCGCAGCTCGCATTCCTGAAGATCAATTGTCCATTGCCTTAAATCCTAAATTTAAAGAAATATGCGCGCTTATTGCAGAATATTTTCCCGAAAAAGAATTTAAACAAACCGCTTCCATTCGCAAGTATTACCACGATTTGACGATAGTGGAACGTTTGCCCCTCGAGCTGTGGCTGAAAATCTTTACTAATTTGTCTTTTTGCGACCAAGCAAAGTTGGGCCTTACCTCGCGCTATTTCGCTAACCTCTACTCTGCTCTAAAACAGTCCTGCCATAAGTTTGCAAAGGCAATCGTCTCGCAATGGCTAAAGAATTACGAGCATCCTCCCCAGTATCCAGGACTGCAAGGCCATCTGAAGTTCCTGTTAGATGGATTTTCTAAGAACCCATACCTATTATGCCCTTCGAAAGGACTTTTCGTTACCCGATGTGAGAGGAGAGAAGTGGAAAAAAATCTTAAGGAAAACCAATCTACGCAAAAAAAGGAAGATCCACCTACTCAAAAAGCTGAACCCAAGAGACTCGCATTTTATAACTCTGTCCGAGAAGCTTTTACAAGAAATTTTTCCCTTGTGGAATCAAATAACTCATTAAGCTTAACCTTTGCATTTACATTTTCAGCTGCCGTAAAAAAACCGAGAGTAAAAGCAAAACATTTTTTATCTTATTTTGGTATGCAGATATCTATAGAAGAAGAGTATGTGCCTCATTCCTATCAAATCTACCATATGGACATGATTAAAATCTTTTTTGCCATGATTGAAAAATTTAATACCATAGAATTTAAAGGCTTTGCTAAGGCTTTTGACTTAATTAGCAAACATAGCGTGAAACAGATTTTGTAA
- a CDS encoding transposase, protein MGRGKRGWSTKIHVALSPYGYVNFVLSEGQRQDVKVFPTLCKDFPWKKMKFIIADKGYTSSEVKQLIRSNQYQEVIPPKVNRCFPNKYDKQLYKTRVKIEHFFSHLKEHKRLSLRYDKLDSTFTSFIYCAIMLITHLLC, encoded by the coding sequence ATAGGAAGAGGAAAACGTGGCTGGAGTACAAAAATTCATGTGGCTTTAAGTCCTTATGGCTATGTGAATTTTGTTTTATCAGAAGGCCAAAGGCAAGATGTGAAGGTTTTCCCCACACTTTGCAAAGACTTTCCCTGGAAAAAAATGAAATTTATTATTGCTGATAAAGGATATACTAGCTCTGAAGTTAAGCAATTGATTCGTTCTAATCAATACCAAGAAGTGATTCCTCCTAAAGTTAATCGCTGTTTTCCCAATAAGTATGATAAGCAGCTTTATAAGACACGCGTGAAAATAGAACACTTTTTTAGCCATCTTAAAGAACACAAGCGTTTGAGTTTGAGGTACGATAAATTAGACTCTACATTTACCTCATTTATTTATTGTGCAATAATGTTGATTACTCATTTACTTTGTTAA
- a CDS encoding transposase codes for MKDRLFPLSEKFFKDHVMPLIHSHHKRPGRPPKHGYYLFFCAILYVLRTGISWRDIPVCFGHWHTVYMQFKRWSENGLFWSILYQLQQKKQVQLEIVWVDSTNINVHRHGGGAIKKKVNSP; via the coding sequence ATGAAAGATCGCTTGTTTCCGTTATCGGAAAAGTTTTTTAAAGATCACGTCATGCCTCTCATTCATTCCCACCACAAAAGGCCTGGAAGACCGCCCAAACATGGTTATTACCTTTTCTTTTGTGCCATTTTATATGTTTTAAGAACGGGCATCAGTTGGCGAGACATCCCTGTTTGCTTCGGCCATTGGCATACCGTCTATATGCAATTTAAGCGTTGGAGTGAAAATGGTTTATTTTGGTCTATCCTTTATCAATTGCAACAAAAAAAGCAGGTCCAACTCGAGATTGTGTGGGTAGATTCAACAAACATCAATGTCCATCGTCATGGAGGCGGAGCAATTAAAAAAAAGGTCAACAGTCCATAG
- a CDS encoding transposase: MIHLCLFFYKGYHLLYFVNSAIKDIYGAATLDLAEQNLDRLQEKWNSNYPLAVKPWVFRWENIKTFFDFSIPIRRMIYTAHAVESLHRQFRKATKNKAIFSSDEASFKILFLVARDVFKKWTMPIKEWKTIISHLALAYEDRLGLANG; the protein is encoded by the coding sequence TTGATACACCTTTGTTTATTTTTTTATAAAGGTTATCACCTCTTATACTTTGTTAACAGTGCCATAAAAGATATCTATGGGGCAGCCACATTGGATTTAGCCGAACAAAACCTTGATCGGCTTCAAGAAAAATGGAATAGCAACTACCCTTTAGCTGTAAAGCCGTGGGTATTTCGCTGGGAAAACATAAAAACGTTTTTTGATTTTTCCATTCCCATTCGTCGTATGATTTATACCGCGCATGCGGTAGAATCTCTGCATAGGCAGTTTAGAAAAGCCACTAAAAATAAGGCTATTTTCTCTTCGGATGAAGCCTCATTTAAAATACTTTTCTTAGTAGCCAGGGATGTTTTTAAAAAATGGACCATGCCAATTAAAGAATGGAAAACAATTATCTCTCATCTAGCGCTTGCTTATGAGGATCGGCTAGGTTTAGCAAATGGCTAA
- a CDS encoding helix-turn-helix transcriptional regulator, producing MKRRIKYEESSGNIFADLDIKNPEEALAKSELARQIAKLIKKKKLTQKKAAEILEIDQPKISALIRGRLHSFSLERLIRFLNELGQDVSIMITPAKSQAERGHTWISESASSTRIAALKR from the coding sequence ATGAAAAGAAGGATCAAATATGAAGAAAGCTCAGGAAACATTTTTGCCGACTTAGATATTAAAAACCCGGAAGAAGCGCTTGCAAAATCGGAGCTCGCTCGCCAAATAGCTAAACTTATTAAAAAGAAAAAGCTGACCCAAAAAAAAGCTGCTGAAATTTTAGAAATAGATCAACCAAAAATCTCAGCTTTAATTCGTGGAAGATTACATAGCTTTTCATTAGAGCGCCTGATTCGTTTTTTAAATGAATTGGGGCAGGATGTGAGCATTATGATTACTCCTGCAAAATCTCAAGCAGAAAGAGGCCATACATGGATTAGCGAATCTGCTTCTAGTACTCGGATAGCTGCCTTAAAAAGGTAA
- a CDS encoding type II toxin-antitoxin system RelE/ParE family toxin has product MKRLFWIGSSREDLKEFPDEVRNEMGHGLYLAQMGERHNHAKTLSGLGSAKIIEIRENDRSGTYRVVYSVEMEEFIFVLHAFQKKSKSGISTPKQDVNLIKRRLKEAESLYKELTRENNNEKKDQI; this is encoded by the coding sequence ATGAAAAGATTGTTCTGGATTGGTTCAAGCCGAGAAGACCTCAAAGAATTTCCCGATGAAGTAAGAAATGAGATGGGACACGGCTTATATCTTGCGCAAATGGGTGAGAGGCATAACCACGCTAAGACGCTTAGTGGATTGGGAAGCGCTAAAATTATAGAAATTCGGGAAAATGATAGGTCTGGAACATACCGAGTTGTTTACAGTGTGGAAATGGAAGAGTTTATTTTTGTATTGCATGCCTTTCAAAAAAAGTCAAAAAGTGGCATTTCTACTCCTAAGCAAGACGTGAACCTAATTAAGCGCCGTTTGAAAGAGGCTGAGTCTCTATATAAAGAATTAACAAGGGAGAATAATAATGAAAAGAAGGATCAAATATGA
- a CDS encoding winged helix-turn-helix domain-containing protein yields MQEHTYLYIKDIVAYVQITFTVTYTIHGMRNWLQRRFAYKKPAVVPGKANEQQQKNG; encoded by the coding sequence TTGCAAGAGCATACTTATCTTTATATCAAAGACATCGTTGCATATGTTCAGATCACTTTCACTGTTACCTACACCATTCACGGTATGAGAAATTGGCTTCAAAGACGCTTTGCATATAAAAAACCTGCAGTCGTACCCGGAAAAGCAAATGAGCAACAACAAAAAAATGGATAG
- a CDS encoding alkyl sulfatase dimerization domain-containing protein, with translation MIRYFILHGLLIFSSMHLLADASSFTRGRNLDALKQLPFDNRDDFEEATKGFIAALPNDGLIKNNQGEIVWNLPAYGFVSEKREEIPDTANPSLWRQLKLLQKSGLFRVVDGIYQVRSADLSNMTVIEGKTGLIIIDPLLSKETAKAAIDLYYANRPKKEIKAVIYTHSHADHFGGVKGVISQADVDAKKVEVIAPYGFTEAALNENIMAGNAMTRRAMYMYGSLLKPGPEGQLSAGLGLTTSSGETTLILPTYLVTKTGEEMTIDGVKFVFLMAPGSEAPAEMLFFLPEFKALAAAEDATHTMHNLYTLRGAKVRDARAWASYLNQAIEMFGAQTEVVFAQHHWPKWGNERVIDFIEKQRDMYKYIHDQSLRLANQGFNMVEIGEMIQMPDSLAKEWYNRGYYGSLNHNAKSVYNFYLGWFSGNPSTLHPLPIVEASKKEVEYMGGADAILEKSKKDFDKGNYRWVAQVLNYLVYAEPHNKQAKNLLADTLEQLGYQAENGTWRNFYLSGAKELREGVNLMATANTLSPDMISSMPIENFFDYLSIKLNGLKAAENPMSINFELPDQDKKYFIQIKNGVLHYFSNKNQDAADLSITINRKDLDSLIIGKTTIDGLTKAGKLSIKGEKGNFQRFLSLFDKFNPWFNLVEPIN, from the coding sequence ATGATTAGATACTTTATTTTGCATGGTTTATTAATATTTAGCAGTATGCATCTTTTAGCTGATGCCAGTTCTTTTACACGAGGCCGCAACCTAGACGCCTTAAAACAGTTACCTTTCGATAACAGAGATGATTTTGAGGAAGCAACAAAGGGATTTATTGCCGCTCTTCCAAATGATGGCTTAATTAAAAATAATCAAGGTGAGATTGTCTGGAATTTGCCCGCTTATGGCTTTGTTTCCGAGAAGAGAGAAGAGATTCCTGATACGGCTAATCCAAGTTTATGGCGTCAACTAAAATTATTGCAAAAATCTGGTCTGTTCAGGGTCGTTGATGGAATCTATCAGGTACGCAGTGCCGACCTATCCAATATGACTGTTATTGAGGGGAAAACAGGGTTGATCATCATTGATCCATTGTTATCTAAAGAAACCGCAAAAGCAGCTATTGATCTATATTATGCAAATCGTCCTAAAAAAGAGATAAAAGCTGTGATTTATACACACAGCCATGCTGACCATTTTGGAGGCGTTAAGGGAGTTATTTCTCAGGCTGATGTAGATGCTAAAAAAGTAGAAGTTATTGCTCCATATGGTTTCACAGAAGCTGCTTTGAATGAAAATATTATGGCTGGCAATGCAATGACAAGACGGGCCATGTATATGTATGGCTCTCTACTAAAGCCAGGCCCTGAAGGGCAATTATCCGCAGGATTGGGTTTAACAACCTCTAGCGGAGAAACAACCTTAATACTCCCCACGTATTTAGTGACAAAAACTGGAGAAGAAATGACGATCGACGGAGTCAAGTTTGTGTTTTTAATGGCTCCAGGATCTGAAGCGCCTGCAGAGATGCTTTTTTTCTTACCAGAATTTAAGGCTCTTGCTGCTGCTGAAGATGCGACTCATACAATGCACAATCTATACACATTGCGAGGAGCAAAAGTACGTGATGCAAGGGCTTGGGCAAGTTATTTAAATCAAGCAATCGAAATGTTTGGCGCTCAAACTGAAGTTGTTTTTGCACAACATCATTGGCCAAAATGGGGAAATGAACGAGTTATAGACTTCATCGAAAAGCAACGTGATATGTATAAATACATTCACGATCAAAGCTTACGCTTGGCTAATCAAGGTTTTAATATGGTTGAAATTGGAGAAATGATTCAAATGCCTGATAGCTTAGCTAAAGAATGGTATAATCGGGGATATTATGGCAGCTTAAATCATAATGCAAAATCTGTTTACAATTTTTATTTAGGTTGGTTTAGCGGAAACCCCTCGACATTACATCCTCTCCCAATAGTAGAAGCAAGTAAAAAGGAAGTTGAGTATATGGGAGGAGCTGATGCTATCCTTGAAAAATCAAAAAAAGATTTCGACAAAGGAAATTATCGTTGGGTAGCGCAGGTTCTAAATTACCTTGTCTATGCAGAGCCACACAATAAACAGGCTAAAAATTTATTAGCTGATACTTTAGAACAATTAGGCTATCAAGCAGAAAACGGAACTTGGCGTAATTTTTATCTTTCAGGAGCTAAAGAATTAAGAGAAGGAGTTAATCTAATGGCAACAGCGAATACTCTAAGCCCTGATATGATTTCTTCTATGCCAATTGAGAATTTTTTTGATTATTTATCCATTAAATTAAATGGGTTAAAGGCTGCTGAAAATCCGATGAGCATCAATTTTGAGCTTCCAGATCAGGATAAGAAATATTTTATTCAAATCAAAAACGGAGTATTGCATTATTTCTCTAATAAAAATCAGGATGCCGCAGATTTATCTATTACAATCAATCGTAAAGATCTAGATTCTCTTATTATTGGGAAAACAACCATTGATGGCTTGACAAAGGCAGGCAAGTTATCCATCAAAGGAGAAAAAGGAAATTTTCAAAGGTTTCTATCCTTATTTGATAAATTTAATCCTTGGTTTAATCTTGTTGAGCCAATTAACTAG
- the ltrA gene encoding group II intron reverse transcriptase/maturase encodes MMNSCRKSDKSVVPEKPSNKPDKVGKERMEGRDLPKENRRPQNMLRTQCREGVLNELLLIHRKAKAERRLKFTTLMHHIYNINMLRMSYLEIKRDAAPGVDKETWESYGRDLEGNLTILSKQLKTGAYKAKAVRRVYIPKADGKQRPLGVTALEDKIVQRATVAVLNTIYEADFQGFSYGFRPKRSQHQALDALYVGIYTRKVNYVFDADIRDFFNKINREWLIKFIEHRIADKRVVRLIQKWLNAGILEEGKIIYNEQGTPQGSSASPLLANVFLHYVYDMWIQQWRKQKACGNVVVIRFADDTVVGFQYESDARQFHEELKERFLKFGLELHPEKTRLIEFGRFASENRKTRGEGKPDTFTFLGFTHICGRTRKDGKFTIWRHTIKKKMQKKLKEVKDELKKRMHDPIQEVGQWLKAVITGHYRYYGVPGNYKAMQDFRHLIGQKWKHSLKRRSQKANITWEKLGKLIDQWLPQPKIWHKYPSERIGVII; translated from the coding sequence ATGATGAACAGTTGCAGGAAGTCGGACAAATCCGTAGTACCTGAGAAGCCCTCGAACAAACCTGACAAAGTGGGAAAGGAGAGGATGGAGGGAAGGGATTTGCCCAAGGAGAATAGGCGGCCGCAAAACATGCTCCGGACACAGTGCCGGGAAGGTGTGCTCAATGAGCTGTTGCTTATACATCGAAAAGCGAAAGCGGAGAGAAGATTAAAATTCACGACCCTGATGCACCATATATACAACATCAATATGCTGAGGATGTCATATCTTGAGATAAAGAGAGATGCAGCCCCGGGTGTCGACAAGGAAACATGGGAAAGCTACGGAAGAGACCTGGAGGGAAACCTCACAATTCTCTCCAAGCAACTTAAAACTGGAGCATATAAAGCGAAAGCTGTAAGAAGAGTGTACATACCTAAAGCCGATGGAAAACAAAGGCCACTAGGGGTAACTGCGTTGGAAGACAAAATCGTCCAAAGAGCAACAGTAGCAGTACTGAACACAATCTACGAAGCAGATTTTCAGGGATTCTCGTACGGATTTCGACCGAAGCGCAGTCAGCATCAAGCGTTGGATGCCCTATACGTTGGAATATACACGAGGAAAGTGAATTATGTGTTCGATGCAGACATTCGAGATTTCTTTAACAAAATAAATCGAGAATGGCTAATAAAATTTATTGAACACCGTATTGCGGACAAAAGAGTAGTGCGACTCATCCAGAAATGGCTGAACGCGGGAATATTGGAAGAGGGAAAGATCATATACAATGAACAGGGGACTCCGCAGGGTTCGAGTGCTTCACCGCTACTTGCAAACGTGTTCTTGCACTATGTATATGACATGTGGATCCAACAATGGAGGAAACAAAAAGCGTGTGGCAATGTAGTTGTTATACGTTTTGCCGATGATACCGTAGTGGGATTCCAATACGAATCGGATGCCAGACAATTTCATGAAGAATTAAAGGAGAGATTCCTAAAATTTGGATTGGAGCTACATCCTGAGAAAACGCGACTCATTGAATTCGGGCGATTTGCATCAGAAAACAGAAAGACGCGAGGAGAGGGAAAACCAGATACATTCACATTTCTTGGATTTACACATATTTGTGGAAGAACCAGAAAGGATGGAAAATTCACAATCTGGAGGCATACAATAAAGAAGAAAATGCAGAAGAAGTTAAAAGAGGTCAAAGATGAACTCAAGAAACGCATGCATGACCCTATCCAAGAAGTTGGTCAATGGCTTAAAGCAGTGATAACAGGGCACTATAGATACTATGGAGTACCTGGAAACTATAAAGCAATGCAAGATTTCAGACATTTAATAGGACAGAAATGGAAACACTCTCTCAAAAGGAGAAGCCAGAAAGCAAATATTACATGGGAGAAATTAGGAAAACTGATTGACCAATGGCTACCACAGCCGAAAATATGGCATAAATATCCGAGTGAGCGAATCGGTGTTATTATCTAA
- a CDS encoding AAA family ATPase has translation MKRDIERHFIAWKTSPIRAPLLLWGARQVGKSWIVEKFSREQFENLVVVNFEQRPEAIACFGTLLPEKIVADLELFTNSIIRTGKTLLFLVEIQ, from the coding sequence ATGAAACGCGATATAGAAAGGCATTTTATTGCATGGAAAACGTCCCCGATCAGAGCACCGCTTCTTTTGTGGGGAGCAAGACAGGTTGGCAAGAGCTGGATTGTCGAGAAATTTAGTAGGGAACAGTTTGAAAATTTGGTTGTGGTTAATTTTGAGCAGAGACCCGAAGCAATTGCTTGCTTCGGCACGCTTTTGCCTGAAAAAATAGTGGCTGACCTTGAACTTTTTACCAATTCTATCATTCGTACGGGTAAAACCCTTCTATTTTTAGTTGAAATCCAATAG
- a CDS encoding DUF4143 domain-containing protein, whose translation MPDLHVIRAGSLLEFVLNDENFSMPIGRIQFLYLRPLSFYEFLSALGRENLRDYLSTVSLQDLPSQVIHEELLKLVREYVSLGGMPAVIAAYLQTKSLYQAQGVQSGLLSTYRRDFGKYATKAKHKYLSLLFEKSPSLVGTWFKYAKIDPTIPPREIKAALQQLCYAGLLYQVHHTSASGLPLIATLNEKKFKILFLDVGLVKKACFLDTALLFKEDIMLINQGVLTEQLVGQELLAYSNCKEEGRLFFWVREQKSSSAEVDFVISIGNKVIPIEVKAGSTGGLKSLKIFIEEKNSTIGVRISANPLSLENKVLSIPFYLIGELSRLLSELQ comes from the coding sequence ATGCCCGATCTTCACGTAATAAGAGCAGGTTCTTTATTAGAGTTCGTGCTTAACGATGAAAATTTTTCTATGCCAATTGGACGTATCCAATTTCTCTATTTGAGGCCTCTATCCTTTTATGAATTCTTAAGTGCGCTAGGTAGGGAAAACCTTCGCGATTATCTATCCACAGTATCCCTGCAGGACCTCCCTTCACAAGTGATTCATGAAGAGTTATTAAAGCTAGTGAGAGAATACGTATCCCTTGGTGGAATGCCTGCTGTCATTGCTGCTTATCTTCAAACCAAAAGTCTTTATCAAGCTCAAGGTGTTCAATCCGGCCTCTTATCTACTTATCGGCGGGATTTTGGAAAATATGCAACAAAAGCCAAGCACAAATATTTAAGCTTGCTCTTCGAAAAATCACCCAGCTTAGTTGGAACGTGGTTTAAATATGCTAAAATTGATCCGACCATACCTCCTCGAGAGATTAAAGCTGCCTTACAACAGCTTTGTTACGCAGGGCTTCTTTACCAAGTCCATCACACATCGGCTTCTGGATTGCCGCTCATCGCAACTCTGAATGAAAAGAAGTTCAAAATCCTATTTCTGGACGTAGGGCTTGTTAAGAAGGCTTGCTTTTTAGATACAGCTCTTCTTTTTAAAGAAGATATCATGCTGATTAATCAAGGGGTATTGACGGAGCAGCTTGTAGGGCAAGAGTTGCTTGCTTACTCAAACTGCAAAGAGGAAGGGCGTTTATTCTTTTGGGTGAGGGAACAAAAAAGCAGTAGTGCAGAAGTCGATTTTGTGATTTCTATAGGCAATAAAGTTATTCCAATAGAAGTTAAGGCCGGTAGTACAGGCGGGTTAAAATCGTTGAAAATTTTCATTGAAGAAAAAAATTCCACAATTGGTGTACGCATTTCCGCTAATCCGTTATCTCTTGAGAACAAAGTGCTTTCCATTCCTTTTTATCTCATTGGAGAGCTTTCAAGACTCCTCTCAGAGTTACAATAG
- a CDS encoding SycD/LcrH family type III secretion system chaperone: MKGEQSQMKKATAQVGAELKEEKIKEVKVAPENGVKRGLAPKDLMGMNDASVEGIYGQAYHLYNTGKYKDASHLFRLLIMLNGTESKYSMGLAASYHMLKAYESAVQVYAICALLDPENPIPHYHSSDCYIQMGDKVSAMIALKMALERAGNKPQYAPLKDRTTLTIKSLQKEIDKIYKQIAETNQPIS; encoded by the coding sequence ATGAAAGGTGAACAAAGCCAAATGAAAAAAGCCACCGCGCAAGTGGGAGCTGAATTAAAGGAAGAAAAAATCAAAGAAGTTAAAGTCGCCCCAGAAAATGGGGTGAAGAGGGGGCTTGCTCCCAAAGACTTGATGGGGATGAACGATGCCTCGGTCGAAGGAATTTATGGGCAAGCTTATCACCTATACAATACGGGCAAGTACAAGGATGCCTCTCATCTATTTCGCTTACTCATCATGTTGAATGGAACAGAATCCAAATATTCCATGGGATTAGCGGCCAGCTATCACATGCTAAAAGCCTATGAAAGTGCTGTGCAAGTGTATGCCATTTGTGCCTTATTAGATCCTGAAAATCCGATTCCCCATTACCATTCTTCGGATTGTTATATCCAAATGGGAGATAAAGTCTCAGCCATGATCGCTTTAAAAATGGCTCTAGAGCGCGCAGGCAATAAGCCACAATATGCGCCCTTAAAAGATCGCACAACTTTGACAATTAAAAGTTTGCAAAAAGAAATTGATAAGATTTACAAACAAATTGCAGAGACAAACCAACCGATTTCATAA